In Candidatus Eremiobacteraceae bacterium, the following proteins share a genomic window:
- a CDS encoding LuxR C-terminal-related transcriptional regulator yields the protein MTGKHQAHRLEPDARPDSITAAIRLWADGDFAACLRELDDIAFDAQTSESVLVRARALLRLDRIEAAETWLHLTASKHATHDARATYLMLAGSAASRLSKPALAHELFDEAERLRPHKSVCAELAYYRALEHWQDGRSDEARAVLAPALDPAEDIIYARALSLVGWTYVAEQRYADGAKTFGESLTVLRHCRNKDAHLHATLLHASAIGVAELAAGDAQRLAGEVEEFPWTTGELEEHFQTLRHIGLAFARRGQAEPAFLHFVRAADLAPRSAWAVLAFADCAAAASTMGEPHGARAFLQFACASAEHVNWNLVEGESRLALLQLALALARSGNGSRARRFVLQFGESAKFRGLSALRGDPRAGIYRRHVEAVVAGAMGEAGAADALASVKTDWESIGYEWRAMEVEHDLKTIAKLTTGEEPALQAPVLPQRGHDPLMTDEQRRLMRLVLEGRSRKEIATHLKLSINTVRNYLSVLYRLFGVSTRSELIVRCIKDERVLESIAR from the coding sequence ATGACAGGCAAACATCAAGCTCACCGTCTCGAACCGGATGCTAGACCCGATAGCATCACGGCTGCTATTCGGTTGTGGGCTGACGGCGATTTCGCCGCGTGTTTGCGCGAACTCGACGATATCGCATTCGACGCGCAGACTTCAGAGAGCGTGCTCGTCCGCGCGCGCGCGTTGCTGCGGCTCGATCGAATCGAAGCAGCAGAGACATGGCTGCACCTCACCGCATCGAAACACGCCACACACGACGCGCGCGCCACGTACCTCATGCTCGCAGGAAGCGCGGCCTCGCGCCTGAGCAAACCTGCGCTCGCACACGAATTGTTCGATGAAGCCGAACGGCTGCGCCCGCACAAAAGCGTTTGCGCGGAATTGGCATACTATCGCGCGCTCGAGCATTGGCAAGACGGCCGCAGCGACGAAGCGCGCGCGGTACTCGCACCGGCGCTGGATCCGGCCGAAGACATCATCTACGCACGCGCGCTGTCGCTCGTCGGTTGGACCTACGTGGCCGAGCAGCGTTATGCCGACGGCGCAAAAACATTCGGCGAGTCGCTCACCGTCCTGCGTCATTGCCGGAACAAAGACGCGCACCTCCACGCCACGCTCTTGCACGCATCCGCCATCGGCGTCGCCGAACTTGCGGCGGGCGATGCGCAGCGGCTTGCGGGCGAAGTCGAAGAGTTTCCGTGGACGACGGGCGAGCTTGAAGAACATTTTCAAACGCTTCGCCACATCGGATTGGCGTTCGCCCGCCGCGGTCAAGCGGAGCCCGCGTTCCTCCACTTCGTGCGCGCCGCCGATCTGGCGCCGCGCAGCGCGTGGGCCGTGCTCGCGTTCGCCGATTGCGCGGCAGCGGCGTCCACCATGGGCGAGCCGCACGGCGCGCGCGCGTTTCTCCAGTTCGCGTGCGCCTCAGCCGAGCACGTCAATTGGAATCTTGTGGAAGGCGAATCGCGTCTCGCACTATTGCAGTTGGCGCTCGCGCTTGCACGTTCGGGCAATGGGAGCCGGGCGCGACGCTTCGTGTTGCAGTTCGGCGAGAGCGCGAAATTCCGCGGCCTTAGCGCGTTGCGGGGAGATCCCCGCGCCGGCATCTACCGCAGGCATGTCGAAGCCGTTGTGGCGGGTGCGATGGGTGAGGCCGGCGCGGCAGATGCGCTTGCGAGCGTCAAGACCGACTGGGAATCCATCGGCTACGAATGGCGCGCGATGGAAGTCGAGCACGATCTTAAGACCATCGCGAAATTGACCACTGGCGAAGAGCCCGCTCTCCAAGCGCCGGTACTTCCGCAGCGCGGCCACGATCCACTCATGACCGACGAACAGCGGCGCCTCATGCGCCTCGTGCTGGAGGGCCGGTCGCGCAAAGAAATCGCCACGCATCTGAAACTCAGCATCAACACGGTGCGCAACTATCTTAGTGTGCTCTATCGGCTCTTCGGAGTTTCTACTCGCTCCGAGCTTATCGTGCGCTGCATAAAGGACGAGCGCGTCCTCGAGTCCATCGCCCGCTGA
- the whiA gene encoding DNA-binding protein WhiA, protein MFSADAKDEIARARFERECCPAVFLRSLAGFSARIGAASHGRHPVLGQASLAHGKLPVLGQASLAHGKSPVLGQASLAHRSLIVRTERGAIARAALKAAKTVGIIAHATHVAGTRFHDGNIVTVTCDAPLSTRLNPPARSCCRRAWLRGAFLACGSVSDPARGYHLELYCRDDAAARALTQGLTDLRIDAGITRRRHRALVYVKGVQAVADLLAQMGATNAVLILDDLRARRETKNVIRRAVNAETANAARAGAASARQREAAVALLGKAGLKMLTPPIREAARLRVAHPDLTLAELAKRTKPAVTKATMGYRLRALERLAGSGKRSMRK, encoded by the coding sequence ATGTTCTCCGCCGACGCCAAGGATGAGATCGCGCGCGCGCGCTTCGAGCGCGAGTGCTGTCCTGCGGTGTTCTTGCGCTCGCTCGCCGGCTTTTCGGCCAGAATCGGGGCCGCGTCCCATGGACGACATCCCGTACTAGGGCAAGCATCGCTTGCCCATGGGAAATTGCCCGTACTAGGGCAAGCATCGCTTGCCCATGGGAAATCGCCCGTACTAGGGCAAGCATCGCTTGCCCATCGGTCGCTCATCGTCCGCACCGAGCGCGGCGCGATCGCGCGCGCGGCGCTCAAGGCGGCGAAAACCGTGGGGATCATCGCGCACGCGACGCACGTGGCCGGCACGCGCTTTCACGACGGCAACATCGTCACCGTGACTTGCGATGCGCCGCTCTCCACGCGATTGAATCCGCCCGCCCGCAGTTGCTGCCGTCGCGCGTGGCTTCGCGGCGCGTTCTTGGCGTGCGGATCGGTATCGGATCCGGCGCGCGGCTATCACCTCGAGTTGTACTGCCGCGACGACGCCGCAGCGCGCGCGCTCACGCAAGGGTTGACCGACTTACGCATCGATGCGGGCATAACGCGGCGCCGTCACCGCGCGCTCGTGTACGTCAAGGGCGTGCAGGCCGTGGCCGACTTGCTCGCACAAATGGGCGCGACGAATGCCGTTCTGATCCTCGACGATCTGCGCGCGCGGCGCGAGACGAAAAATGTCATCCGGCGCGCCGTGAACGCCGAGACCGCGAATGCGGCGCGGGCCGGCGCCGCGAGCGCGCGTCAGCGCGAAGCAGCCGTCGCGCTTTTGGGAAAAGCAGGATTGAAGATGCTCACGCCGCCGATTCGCGAAGCGGCGCGGCTGCGCGTAGCGCATCCCGATCTCACGCTTGCGGAACTAGCCAAGCGGACGAAGCCGGCCGTGACAAAAGCCACGATGGGCTATCGTCTGCGCGCGCTGGAACGCCTTGCCGGCAGCGGCAAGCGGAGTATGCGCAAGTAA
- the gap gene encoding type I glyceraldehyde-3-phosphate dehydrogenase, whose protein sequence is MAFRIAINGFGRIGRQAFRAIMERQKDIEVVAVNDLGDAKTATHLFKYDSTYGRYPGTVTHTADSFTVDGTTIKLVQERDPAKLPWKALGVDLVIESTGFFTDATKAKAHIDAGAKRVIISAPAKNEDITIVLGVNDDKFDPAKHFIISNASCTTNGLAPPTKVLLDELGIVKGTMTTIHSYTNDQRLLDFPHEDLRRARAAALNIIPTTTGAAKAIYLVIPEMKGKLDGFSLRVPSPTVSVIDLVVETEKSTTKDDVNAMMRKWSETPRMNGILGVTDEPLVSTDFRGDSRSSIVDMLSTLVVGGNLVKVIAWYDNEWGYSCRLADLAAFVLKKSA, encoded by the coding sequence GTGGCTTTCCGCATCGCCATCAACGGCTTTGGCCGCATCGGCCGCCAGGCTTTCCGCGCCATCATGGAACGGCAAAAAGACATCGAAGTGGTGGCCGTCAACGATCTCGGGGACGCCAAGACCGCGACACACCTCTTCAAATACGATTCCACCTACGGTAGGTATCCCGGAACCGTCACGCACACAGCAGACTCGTTCACGGTGGACGGCACCACGATCAAGCTCGTGCAGGAGCGCGATCCGGCAAAGCTGCCGTGGAAAGCGCTCGGCGTGGACCTCGTCATCGAGTCCACCGGCTTCTTCACCGATGCGACAAAAGCCAAAGCGCATATCGACGCCGGCGCAAAACGCGTGATCATCTCCGCCCCTGCAAAGAACGAAGACATCACAATCGTGCTTGGTGTGAACGACGACAAGTTCGACCCCGCCAAGCACTTCATCATCTCAAACGCGTCGTGCACCACCAACGGTTTGGCGCCGCCCACCAAAGTGCTGCTCGATGAGCTGGGCATCGTCAAAGGCACGATGACCACCATCCACTCGTACACAAACGACCAGCGCCTGCTCGACTTTCCGCACGAGGACTTGCGTCGCGCGCGCGCGGCGGCTCTGAACATCATCCCCACCACCACCGGCGCGGCCAAGGCCATCTATCTCGTGATTCCCGAGATGAAGGGCAAGCTCGACGGCTTCTCGCTGCGCGTGCCGTCGCCCACCGTCTCCGTCATCGATCTCGTGGTGGAGACCGAGAAGTCCACCACCAAGGACGACGTCAACGCGATGATGCGCAAGTGGTCGGAAACCCCGCGCATGAACGGCATCCTCGGCGTCACCGACGAGCCGCTCGTCTCGACCGACTTCCGCGGCGACTCTCGCTCGTCCATCGTCGACATGCTCTCCACCCTGGTCGTCGGCGGCAATCTCGTGAAAGTGATCGCCTGGTACGACAACGAGTGGGGCTACTCGTGTCGCTTGGCCGATCTCGCGGCATTTGTTTTGAAGAAATCCGCGTGA
- a CDS encoding phosphoglycerate kinase, with the protein MSERRLADADVRGKRVLVREDLNVPLDGGHITDDTRILAAAPTLRGLSDRGAKVIVLSHLGRPDGKVVEGLSLAPVASRLGDILDLRVKLATDCVGPAAESAIDAMNDGDVLMLENVRFHKEEEANDPGFAKQLAALGDLYVNDAFGTAHRAHASTAGIAAYIPSYMGPLMARELDVLDSILADPHRPFVAVLGGAKVADKIAVIERLLELCDQIVVGGGMANTLLAAEGIDVGKSLRDADLGPAGAVLAKLKTGHVKAHLHLPSDAVVAVELKEGVDTHFAEVSKVAPDEMILDIGPTTAEHYRGIILHAKTVLWNGPMGVFENDAFAAGTEAVGQAIVDSGAMSVVGGGDSAAAAHQLGFAAKMTHISTGGGATLEYIEGRDLPGVTALRNSAQ; encoded by the coding sequence GTGAGCGAACGTCGCTTAGCGGACGCCGATGTGCGCGGCAAACGCGTGCTGGTCCGCGAAGATCTCAATGTTCCGCTGGACGGCGGCCACATCACCGATGACACGCGCATCCTTGCAGCCGCGCCCACGCTGCGCGGTTTGAGCGACCGCGGGGCCAAGGTGATCGTGCTGTCGCACCTCGGCCGGCCCGACGGCAAGGTCGTCGAGGGGTTGAGCCTCGCGCCCGTTGCCTCTCGTCTCGGCGACATCTTGGACTTGCGGGTGAAGCTCGCCACGGATTGTGTCGGCCCAGCGGCCGAATCGGCCATCGACGCGATGAACGACGGCGACGTGCTGATGCTCGAAAACGTGCGCTTTCATAAGGAAGAGGAAGCAAACGATCCGGGCTTTGCCAAGCAGCTTGCGGCGCTCGGCGACCTGTACGTGAACGACGCGTTCGGCACCGCGCACCGGGCGCACGCGTCCACGGCGGGCATCGCGGCCTACATTCCATCGTACATGGGTCCGCTCATGGCCCGCGAACTCGACGTGCTCGATTCCATCCTCGCCGATCCGCACCGGCCGTTCGTCGCCGTTCTCGGCGGGGCCAAGGTGGCCGACAAGATCGCGGTGATCGAGCGGCTGCTGGAACTGTGCGATCAGATCGTCGTCGGCGGCGGAATGGCGAACACGCTGTTGGCCGCCGAGGGCATCGACGTTGGCAAATCGTTGCGCGATGCCGACCTCGGTCCCGCCGGCGCGGTGCTCGCGAAGCTCAAGACCGGACATGTGAAGGCGCATCTGCATTTGCCGAGCGACGCCGTCGTCGCGGTAGAACTGAAGGAAGGCGTCGACACGCATTTCGCCGAGGTGAGCAAGGTCGCGCCCGACGAGATGATCCTCGACATCGGTCCGACGACCGCGGAGCACTATCGCGGCATCATCTTGCACGCGAAAACGGTGCTGTGGAACGGCCCCATGGGCGTCTTCGAAAACGATGCGTTCGCAGCCGGGACCGAAGCCGTCGGTCAGGCGATCGTGGACTCGGGAGCCATGTCGGTGGTGGGCGGCGGCGATTCTGCCGCGGCGGCGCATCAACTCGGGTTCGCGGCGAAGATGACGCACATCTCCACGGGCGGCGGCGCCACACTAGAATATATCGAAGGACGCGACTTGCCGGGCGTCACGGCGCTGCGCAACTCCGCGCAGTAG
- the tpiA gene encoding triose-phosphate isomerase: protein MSARRPLFAANWKMYKTPSQARDYLHAFAPAAATLSQRADIVLCVPFIDLEAVADALAGSPVAFGAQDCYWQAEGAFTGEISAAMLKAMRCGYCIVGHSERRQHFGETDETVAKKVSALLAVGVTPIVCVGESLDEHKAGLTLQRVMQQVNDGLGHLEDDERAALVVAYEPIWAIGTGMTDSPDNANRTISLIRQSAGGLADARVVYGGSMKADNATLCCAQPDIDGGLIGSASLDPAGFLTLISNGLGNA, encoded by the coding sequence GTGAGCGCGCGCCGGCCGCTCTTCGCGGCCAACTGGAAGATGTACAAGACGCCGTCGCAGGCGCGCGACTACCTACACGCGTTCGCGCCGGCGGCCGCGACTCTTAGCCAGCGCGCGGACATCGTGTTGTGCGTGCCGTTCATCGACCTCGAAGCAGTGGCCGACGCGTTGGCGGGCAGCCCGGTGGCGTTCGGCGCGCAGGATTGCTACTGGCAGGCAGAGGGCGCGTTCACCGGCGAGATCAGCGCTGCCATGCTCAAGGCGATGCGCTGCGGCTATTGCATCGTCGGACATTCGGAACGGCGCCAGCATTTCGGCGAGACCGACGAGACGGTCGCCAAGAAAGTTTCGGCGTTGCTCGCGGTCGGGGTCACGCCGATCGTCTGCGTCGGCGAATCGCTCGACGAACACAAAGCCGGCCTCACCTTACAGCGCGTCATGCAGCAAGTGAACGATGGGCTGGGGCATCTCGAAGACGATGAGCGCGCGGCGCTCGTGGTGGCGTACGAACCGATCTGGGCCATAGGAACGGGCATGACCGATTCACCGGACAACGCCAACCGCACGATTTCACTCATCCGGCAATCCGCCGGCGGCCTCGCTGACGCGCGCGTGGTGTACGGCGGATCTATGAAGGCCGACAACGCGACGCTTTGTTGCGCGCAGCCCGACATCGATGGCGGATTGATCGGCTCCGCCAGCCTCGACCCTGCCGGATTCCTCACCCTCATCAGCAACGGCCTGGGCAATGCCTGA
- the gpmI gene encoding 2,3-bisphosphoglycerate-independent phosphoglycerate mutase, whose protein sequence is MPDKVLGQTVLGQASLAHPAQAPVLGQASLAHPKSDPVLGQASLAHPHVVLCILDGFGCSKELRGNAIAAAGMPRWHALAKNNPYTEIRAAEESVGLPVAQQGNSEVGHLNLGAGRVVLQTTTRIDDAINRGVFASNPALQQCFAHVKRTGGVLHLLGLVSPGGVHSSMRHLFALMDAAKEARVPVRIAAFLDGRDTPPRSAGPYLAEVEAKCRENGNAAISMICGRFYAMDRDKRWDRTEKAYDALVRGKGLTADSAAAGLEAAYARGEDDEFVLPTMIGNPIVDGDACLFFNFRPDRARQLTRAFSDPSFTEFPVEHFSDFVFAIMTLYDATFTNPVMFGKILEHRTLGEIVADAGLAQLRLAETEKYAHVTYFFSGGREQPFPGEERVLIPSARDVGTYDKKPEMRAREITEAALSAVKSGKFALIVMNYANPDMVGHTGKWGPIIESLHVVDNCLGQLEDAVRAAGAILIVTADHGNAEEKIDLATGTELTAHTINPVPFVVVGAKGVTKLKSGGALCDVAPTILALMDLAQPPEMTCHSLLS, encoded by the coding sequence ATGCCTGACAAGGTATTAGGGCAAACCGTACTAGGGCAAGCATCGCTTGCCCATCCCGCGCAAGCCCCCGTACTAGGGCAAGCATCGCTTGCCCATCCAAAATCCGATCCCGTACTAGGGCAAGCATCGCTTGCCCATCCCCACGTCGTCCTTTGCATACTCGACGGCTTCGGCTGCTCCAAGGAACTGCGCGGCAACGCGATCGCCGCCGCCGGCATGCCTCGCTGGCACGCCCTCGCCAAAAATAATCCCTACACGGAAATCCGCGCCGCCGAAGAGAGCGTCGGGTTGCCGGTGGCGCAGCAGGGCAACAGCGAAGTCGGCCATTTGAATCTCGGCGCCGGCCGTGTGGTGCTGCAGACCACAACGCGGATCGACGATGCCATCAATCGCGGTGTCTTTGCGAGCAACCCTGCACTCCAGCAATGCTTCGCGCATGTCAAGCGGACCGGCGGCGTGCTGCACTTGCTCGGCTTGGTCTCGCCCGGCGGCGTGCACTCGTCGATGAGACACCTCTTCGCGCTCATGGACGCCGCAAAAGAGGCGCGTGTGCCGGTGCGGATCGCGGCATTTTTAGACGGCCGCGACACGCCACCCCGAAGCGCCGGACCGTATCTCGCGGAAGTCGAAGCGAAATGCCGCGAAAATGGCAATGCCGCCATCTCGATGATCTGCGGGCGCTTCTATGCGATGGATCGCGACAAGCGCTGGGACCGCACCGAAAAAGCGTACGATGCGCTCGTGCGCGGCAAAGGTCTGACGGCAGATTCGGCGGCAGCCGGATTGGAAGCCGCCTACGCGCGCGGCGAGGACGACGAGTTCGTGCTACCTACAATGATTGGCAACCCAATCGTGGACGGCGATGCATGCCTCTTCTTCAACTTCCGTCCGGATCGTGCGCGGCAACTCACGCGCGCCTTCTCCGATCCGAGCTTCACAGAATTCCCCGTCGAACATTTCTCCGATTTCGTCTTCGCGATCATGACGCTGTACGATGCCACGTTCACCAATCCGGTCATGTTCGGCAAAATTCTGGAGCATCGCACGCTCGGCGAGATCGTAGCAGATGCCGGGCTCGCGCAACTCCGTCTGGCGGAGACGGAAAAATACGCGCACGTCACGTATTTCTTTAGCGGCGGCCGCGAGCAGCCGTTCCCAGGCGAAGAGCGCGTGCTCATTCCTTCCGCACGCGATGTCGGCACGTACGACAAGAAACCGGAAATGCGCGCGAGAGAAATAACAGAAGCCGCGCTCTCGGCGGTCAAGTCCGGCAAATTCGCGCTGATCGTGATGAACTACGCGAACCCCGATATGGTGGGCCACACTGGCAAATGGGGACCGATCATCGAGTCACTGCACGTCGTGGACAACTGCTTGGGACAACTCGAAGATGCGGTGCGCGCGGCCGGCGCCATCTTGATCGTGACCGCAGACCACGGCAACGCCGAAGAAAAGATCGACCTCGCGACCGGCACGGAATTGACCGCCCACACCATCAACCCGGTGCCGTTCGTAGTTGTCGGCGCGAAGGGTGTGACCAAACTCAAGTCCGGCGGCGCGCTTTGCGACGTGGCGCCGACGATCTTGGCGTTGATGGACCTGGCGCAACCGCCCGAGATGACCTGCCACTCGCTGCTTAGCTGA
- a CDS encoding TolC family protein gives MSVAHILGSYQGLRSAQVAESTAAFDKAQVGYERASLTARGDVANAWRALQAARINLGTAELALTSAQENLRVARLRERAGKGIELETLDALSVLASARETTLTAQARLDLAVAGLHHAAGDPL, from the coding sequence GTGAGCGTCGCTCACATTCTCGGCTCGTATCAAGGCCTTCGGTCGGCGCAGGTCGCGGAATCGACCGCCGCATTCGACAAGGCGCAAGTCGGCTACGAGCGTGCATCGCTGACGGCGCGAGGCGACGTTGCGAACGCGTGGCGCGCGCTGCAAGCCGCGCGGATCAACCTCGGGACGGCCGAACTCGCGCTCACATCAGCCCAGGAGAACCTGCGCGTCGCTCGTCTGCGCGAGCGCGCGGGCAAAGGGATAGAGTTGGAGACGCTTGACGCGCTTTCAGTGCTCGCGTCCGCCCGCGAGACCACGTTGACGGCACAGGCTCGCCTCGATCTCGCAGTCGCCGGGCTGCACCACGCCGCCGGTGATCCACTCTAA
- a CDS encoding VIT1/CCC1 transporter family protein codes for MKRQPIPRRAHIEEHFTASSTVRDIVIGMSDGLTVPFALAAGISGAIAASHIVLTAGVAELAAGGIAMGLGGYLAARSDVEHYASERRREAKEIDDVPDEERAEIEAIIRSYGVQGDALRVVTTAITSDKERWIEFMMRFELGLEKPNAMEAPMSALRIGGSYVVGGVLPLAPYVAFADAGHALPYSIGVTMVALFIFGAVKGNFTGVSWARSALQTTLIGGIAAAVAFFCARLIA; via the coding sequence ATGAAGAGACAGCCTATTCCCAGACGAGCGCATATCGAGGAGCATTTCACTGCTTCGAGTACGGTGCGCGATATCGTCATCGGCATGTCCGACGGGCTCACCGTACCGTTCGCTCTCGCGGCCGGTATAAGCGGAGCGATCGCGGCGTCGCACATCGTCCTCACGGCCGGCGTCGCAGAGCTTGCGGCGGGCGGCATCGCGATGGGGCTCGGTGGATATCTTGCGGCGCGCTCCGACGTCGAACATTATGCGAGCGAACGCAGGCGCGAAGCCAAAGAAATAGACGATGTTCCGGATGAGGAACGAGCAGAGATAGAAGCGATCATACGCTCGTATGGCGTGCAGGGTGACGCACTGAGGGTGGTAACGACCGCTATCACCTCGGACAAAGAGCGATGGATCGAGTTCATGATGCGATTCGAGCTAGGTCTTGAGAAGCCCAACGCCATGGAAGCTCCGATGAGTGCACTGCGCATCGGCGGCTCCTATGTCGTGGGCGGCGTTCTTCCGCTCGCGCCATACGTCGCATTTGCCGATGCCGGCCATGCGCTTCCGTATTCAATCGGAGTGACCATGGTGGCGTTATTTATCTTCGGTGCGGTGAAAGGTAATTTCACCGGTGTTTCCTGGGCGCGCTCAGCGCTCCAAACAACGCTAATAGGCGGGATAGCGGCTGCAGTCGCCTTTTTCTGCGCGCGCTTGATCGCCTAG
- a CDS encoding sialidase family protein, protein MIIAALALTGLMQFQAAPANDFQMTTALQQIAGTSNYARYVNYAPRINMRSPVSGSVLIAQAIRAGKLRIPYAIRPQVSPDNLNCSPVPCTTPNVQASNGGSPANETPITVDPNNSMHLLSGANDYNCSAVEGFYASSNGGSTWNHTCMNVLSGASGDGDPGVGYDTNHVAYITAIDAIGSGSVIAFEKSTNNGTTWSAPAQAVVGISPWTFVDKPWTQIDDTPTSPGKDDIYISTTEFDPSSNSIIAVGHSTDHGSTWHNVKVDSAVYPVVDQFSDLAIGKDGTVYVTWMRCSATGPTGDCGGTTSMIMFAKSTNGGVSWSAPVLIAKAPLAPDSCGAFYGCLPNTSERVSNVPAVDVDRSSGNFANRLYTIMYKWNGTRLIVYVSHSGSGGSSWSTPVRVAPGAPNDEFFPWLTTSSTGTVGATWLDRRLDPSNINYDAFASTSANGGVSFAAGARLSTVSSNPFNDGFGSGFMGDYTGDIWRGNTLFGSWTDTRSGTTGQDEIGGLKI, encoded by the coding sequence ATGATCATTGCCGCCTTGGCATTGACGGGCTTGATGCAGTTTCAAGCCGCGCCGGCCAACGACTTCCAGATGACCACCGCATTGCAACAGATCGCGGGCACCTCGAACTACGCCAGATACGTCAACTACGCTCCAAGGATCAACATGCGCAGCCCGGTATCCGGCAGCGTTTTGATCGCGCAGGCCATTCGTGCGGGAAAATTGCGGATTCCATATGCGATTCGGCCCCAAGTGTCTCCCGACAACTTAAATTGTTCGCCCGTGCCGTGCACGACGCCCAACGTCCAAGCGTCTAACGGTGGCAGTCCCGCCAACGAAACACCCATCACCGTAGACCCGAACAACTCGATGCATTTGCTTTCCGGAGCCAACGATTACAACTGTTCAGCCGTGGAAGGCTTCTATGCATCGAGCAACGGCGGATCGACCTGGAACCACACCTGCATGAACGTGCTTTCCGGCGCCAGCGGCGACGGCGATCCCGGCGTGGGTTATGACACGAACCACGTCGCCTATATCACCGCCATCGACGCCATCGGGTCTGGGAGTGTGATTGCGTTCGAAAAGTCGACAAACAATGGAACGACATGGTCGGCGCCCGCGCAAGCGGTCGTTGGAATCTCTCCGTGGACTTTCGTCGACAAACCCTGGACGCAGATCGACGACACGCCGACGAGCCCAGGAAAAGACGACATCTACATCTCGACAACGGAATTCGATCCGTCTTCGAACTCGATCATCGCCGTGGGCCACTCCACGGACCACGGTAGCACCTGGCACAACGTCAAGGTCGACAGCGCTGTGTATCCCGTCGTCGACCAATTCAGCGACCTCGCGATTGGAAAAGACGGCACCGTCTACGTCACCTGGATGCGTTGCTCGGCCACCGGCCCAACCGGGGACTGCGGCGGAACCACATCCATGATCATGTTCGCGAAGTCCACAAATGGCGGCGTTTCTTGGTCGGCGCCGGTCCTCATTGCAAAAGCTCCTCTCGCTCCGGACTCCTGCGGAGCGTTCTACGGCTGCCTGCCCAACACGAGCGAGCGGGTCAGCAACGTTCCAGCCGTCGACGTCGACCGTTCGAGCGGGAACTTTGCCAACCGGCTGTATACCATCATGTACAAGTGGAACGGAACGAGATTGATCGTCTACGTCTCACACTCAGGGTCCGGCGGCTCGTCATGGAGCACTCCCGTGCGAGTGGCGCCCGGAGCCCCGAACGATGAGTTCTTCCCCTGGCTCACGACAAGCTCGACTGGCACGGTGGGCGCGACGTGGCTCGACCGGCGTCTCGATCCTTCAAACATCAACTACGATGCCTTCGCCTCAACTTCTGCCAACGGCGGCGTCTCGTTCGCCGCGGGAGCGCGCCTCTCCACCGTCTCGTCTAATCCGTTCAACGACGGATTTGGCAGCGGATTCATGGGCGACTACACGGGAGACATCTGGAGAGGAAACACACTGTTCGGCTCGTGGACGGACACGCGGTCTGGCACCACGGGTCAAGACGAAATCGGCGGCTTGAAGATCTAA